GGTAGTATTAGTATTAATATTTTCCTCCACTGTGACTAGGAAGTGCAATCTTGACGTGCCCACGCAGCGTTTGTGTCTCCTGAGGTCAGTAGACGTTTACcgatcttggcgtgcccacgcggtgtttgtGTCTCCTGATGTCAGTGGGCGTTTACCAATCTTGGCATGCCCATGCGGTGTTCGTATCTTCTGAGGTCAGTGGACGTTTTATAATCTTGGTGTGCCCATGCTGTGTTTGACGacccaaaaacaaaggaaataatttttcattttcaaaaataaaaataaaaaataaaaataaaagtaatttccgttttcattttcagttttggtgttcgaaattcaaattttccaatctcaattcaattctaaaaaaaaaaatttctaaaaaaaaaaacttttttttttcttttttcttctttctttcccttttcttcttctttcccgCTGCCttgtttcccctttttcctttctttcttcttcgaTCTTCCTCGCCGCCGCCACCTCCCTCCATCTCCTCATTGCGCGCACTACCGCCTCCCTTTCTCTCCTGGCCAACCCATCCGCACCTCTCCACCAACTCTTCCTCGCACACTGCCGCCTTGGACCCCTCCATCGCGAGCCTTTAGGCCGCTATCCGCAGCTCACCTAAGGCGCGCGCcgcctctcttttctccctcacTCACCCCCGCGCGCCACCTCTCGCTCAGCCCACGTCATTCGTCCGCCGCCGCTGCTGTCCGCCACGCCACTAGACAATGCCATTCGCCGCCCGTCTCTCTGTTTTCCCCTTGCTATGCGTCACCACCTGCCAAAATTGACAAGTGGAGGTATTGAAATTTCTCTCTCATTTAGTATTTCTCTGAATCTTCAATTGCTGGAATTTGTGCCCTTTTTTTGGGTTTCTTGATGGATAAACATAGGAGGAGATTtgcttaattttctttttcccgtTGAATTGGTTGGGAGTTTCTGTGCATTTTTGGTATTTGGTTTTTGAAGGCACCTCTGATAGTTCATTTATTTGGGAGTTATTTGGGGTTGATTTAGGAGTTGCTTGCCAATTGATTCCcattttcatttcttctaatTTCTAGTACGGTTTGGTCTTGGTTAGGGTTCCTCAGTCATTTGGATTGGCATTTGAATTAATTCTTTTCTGTGGGGTACACCAGTGGTATTGGTTGGGGTATTTTGTCTACATTTATTGATTCTATTTGGTTGGCTGCCTGATTAAAAGCTAAAAAATTTGTGATTAAGTTGTTGTCCACATTTTGAACTGCTGTTGCTAGAATTGTCGGTTTCTTGGGACATTTGCTTATTTCAGTTGGCTGAATTGTGTAATTGACTATCCTATTGGAGCCATTTGTCAGCGTTTATGCAGAAATTTGGCAGTGTTTATGCACCACACGGGGttaacattaaaattcatgAATCACCACACCGCCGTGACTCCGacttcagggaagtaccgttgcccTTCTCTTTACTTTTGCTATTGgtttatcacattgagggcaatgtgttatttaggtgtggggggaaggTCAGTTGTGGTGCAAGTGCACgttttttccagtttttttaatttctagaagtttttcctttatttttagtttgttttcgtCTATCtttcgtttattttcttttcttttttctagtgGTCAGTTCTTATATGAATACCAAGTTTTGATCTGGGATTGTTATCTCTAATTCTGCTATTGCcatgttttattaataaaagggtatcaagttaatgtggttgagttCAGGGACATctttttggtgaatatcagtaaTTGGTTGACTcttctaatttttggttaatttttttaggcgtagggaatgattgttggcatttttcatgtgatttggtccaattattaattttagttctccatgtttgaaaatttgaggctggctgcATTATTTTTGTGTTGTTTTTAGCTATTATGCTATATGATTGTAAATAAGAGTTGATTGTACTTCGCTAGTGGTTACtattgagtaaccggggattttCACCTAAAGTTTcaattctcgcgtcaaaaggtagtagttaCTATGGGTGCGTGGTCCCATAGCGATTGgaactgagtaaccgggctcctccatCTGGCAAATGTtagagttcgcgtcaaaaggctctaagggctatagactaagtcttttgttactcaaaaaaaaagaaaaaagaaaaaaaagaagtaaagtaaagattgtgttagtatgtgaataagtcagcttgccgatttgtgatcttaatgtcgagattttggttaatagttggaccgtTTGTTGATAAATATGAGCaaccatttctttttcttagattagtttgctttaaattggaggagttggtggTTGGGAAGCTAACTGGGGTGATTTTTCTTTGATCTTGACCTGTGATGCTTGATTTATGTTTTTctgggtatcttggcaatacggtagttggagcaatagccattgtcaaattttggtgttcaattgctGTTCTCAtgtttgaggacaagcatgattcaggtgtgggggaaattgatGGGGTGCTAATTGtctgttattttattattaattttcccctAGTCCctaccaaatattgttttaattgttaatatctacttatatttggtatctggacttaatttcagggaatagagtagaaaactataaaaaaggAGGTACTTTCTAGAGCAAATTACTTCACACATGGGAGACTGCTAAAAAGCTCCATCAACGTGGCCCACAAGAAGAGAACAAAACTAATTTCATACCTTTTTGCTGATGAAGAGAGGACTCGTACTTGGAGTCCTACTATCAATAGGAAGCAATGAGCAATTCGGCTGGGCTCCACCTTTCTGTATTCTCTTCTCTTTATTCGGCAGGGCATTCTTCTAGTAGATTTTGGACTCTAAATTTCGGCGGGGACCACGGAGAGAAAGCATTAGTGATTAGTcattttggctttaaaaagaaacaaacgtACAGGTGGCTCTTGGCAATAGTTTTAGgatagtttttagttttcttttcttttcctttcatgCGCGACTTTTGTTTGACAAAAGTCCCAACTGGAAAACAGCtttactttttgaatttttagcGAAAAACGTGATGCCTTGTGACTCAATTAATTTACATGGAGATTTATTTATGCGGCATGGCTAAACCTCTCATCTAGTCTAAGGCCAACTTGAAAACGCGGTTCCAGATATCtatgagatcgaattaattttatttatttcttttattcactGGTATTTATACGTTTCCTGATTTAATTGtttatgcttgttatgttatttgaatgtcaagggtccgatattcgaattaacctaatgATCTAATGCtaaatttattgattgaatccgtaattgttcaattgattaataccagtggcgactagcgtgattggtttcatgttagggaaacgtatgatctaaattaaacaaaccctcgtagcgtgtttgttggttagggttaggtttttctaattattaatgcaatcgagtaattaaatcctacggttgtacttagggttatttcttggttagagaaataATTAACGGttgtaccttaactatcgagaaattaagaaaacGCTGGTTGTTCATCGCACGtatgataactataaccaatctattaatgagtaattgaattatctttgcatcgatgatcagttgaatggaccgtgtctgaaaagttaTACCTTTGGTTAGAGTCGTATTggttattaattaatttttatttatttctattagttgtttcaTTAGTTAGTAAATTAGcaattttatattttccaaaaatcTCCCATGCGTTAAACTCTAGAAGAAatgaattatccccaatccctgtgaaTTCGACCTGCTCatcgctatatacaaaatttatattttttttgagtaGGTAATATTATTGCACATGCATCAACAACGTGTGAGGAGGATAGGTCCAAATCCCTCATTTGCTTGAGATTTCCCAGTGGTGGCACAAATCGGAGGTCCCCACAACCCCCCAAAATCAAAGCAGTGAGCTTGACCAAGTTTGAAACAGAATTAGGCAACTCTGTTTTACCTCCGCACCGAGATAGATTCAAAACTTTAAGTCCACACATGTGCCGAAAGAATGAATCTGggatttcttctatgaaaaCGTGAGAAAGAAGCAAGGTTGAGAGCTTAGGACAATTTGGTGACCAGGCTGGTGGAATTTCTATTAGTCTTAAAAAACATTGTGCACAGAAGGAGACTGCATGGAGATCTCTGTCCATTCTTTTTGTTCCAGCATTACTTTTGAATCACTCCGTCCTAAGCTTTTCACCAAGAACAGTGGTACATCATCTCTGCTGCTCTCTGGTTTGGAGTTTCCATGCGTGATCCTTAATGCCATATCTCTGACCAAATCATGCATCTTCACACGGTCATCCCCTTTgaaattttttgctttttccagCAAGCAAACTCTTATCAGTTTGTTTAATATCTTTTGACCTTGATCAAATGCTTTTGACCATGAGTCCCGTTTTGACATCAGCTCTGCCCCAATAAAGAGGTCTATtagttcctttctttttattttccaaTCTTCTGGATAAAGACAGCAATACAAGAAGCTCCATTCCAGGATGCGAAACACATCTCGTTCCATCTCATGATACCCTATTGAACATGTTTTCAATTGTTCCAATGCATTTCTCCACTCACAAATGTCTCTCACACCTCTCATGCTTCCAGCCACTGTGATAATGCCAAGAGGCAAACCATCACACTCTTCCACAATGGACTTGGCAATACTTTCCAAATCTCCTTGAAGCAAGGGCTCTCTGCCAAGTTTATACTTGAACAAATCCCAAGCTTCGTCCGTGTCCAAAGTTTGCAAATCAAACTTTCTTTGACATTGTATCCTGTTGCACACTTCCAGTGAGCGTGTAGTCAAAATCAATCTGCACTTGTTTGGATGAAGAGGAATCCCTACCCTGTCTAAACAAAATTCTTCCCAAACATCATCCAATATGAGTACTATTAATTTCAGCATTTTCCTGAATGCTTCACGCAATATTCTTGccctggcgtcttcctcgtccCTACTTGATAGAGTAATGCCTAAGACATTGGCAATCTTATCCTGCAAATTGGTGATACTGAAATCTTGAGATTCTGTAACCCAAAGCACCCGATAATTGTTCTTTTCTAAAAGATGGTACTCAATGTGCCTCGCCAGTGTGGTCTTACCAACTCCACCCATTCCATAAATCCCAATGCTTGATATATCATCGGTCACCAAGCATGGCCaaattctcttcaaagcttCATCGAACTTTACTCCAAACAATTTGGCTGGCAGGCATGGCTCCCCGATGTTCTCGCAAGTATCGAGCACAAACCCATTGAAATGACGGCTATGATCAATAAGTTCTGTCACCTGAAGTTGCAGCTTTCCAACAGGATCCGCCTTTACTGGAAGATCCTCTTGTTTCTAATGCATCAATTTCAGGACTTAATTTTTTAACGTCCTTCAACCAATTATCAActtcacttttccttttctttttacctGACATTTCTTCCCTATTCACTTCTTGTTCTACGTCAGATGCTTTGCAACTCAATTCTTGCCAATTCCTTTTCAGCAATTGCACGTTATCCATGTGACTCCTTCCCATGCAATTTTCTACCACCAACTCTGCCATCTTTCCTGCCGCCTTTTCTGCCAGAGCTTTTCCAACTGATGGTATCATCtagaatttaaaaatatatcaaGCTTAGGTGCATAAAGCAAATTGAAGCAAATCCGAAGATTAAAATTGAAGAGAACATCAAAAGTTGCCAACGGAACTTGGTCTACCCATTGTTTAGATTTTTTTGGGTAGGCCATTGTTTAGTAAAGATTAATaaccagaaaaagaaaatgtttttCACTCAATTCAATAATTGTTCAGGTATAAGCTAATCTAGAATTCTTCTGACTGACAAAAGTACAATAGTTCATTCAATATTTGGAGAAATGATAAAAAATTCTgaagattgattttgaaaaacttaGAAGAAAAACTTACGCGGAGTTCATAGAATATCTAAACCCACAAACTTTGGAGTTTCAATAATTTCACTGAACACTTCTACACATTACCCTACGGATTCTTATACATTACACTAAACTTTGAGTTCGTAGAGATACTTTTCTTATGTAATATTTATTTCCGAAATACTTTTCCTATGTAATGTTTTATTCCAAATTTTATGGGATTCTGAAGGAGAGTTGGCATAAGTTGTTAGGTGCTAAGCCCACATCACATGTACAAAATATCTCTAAGAAGCATTAATTTTGTGGTGCAAATTTAACCTGCTTGATGCAGCtaactattttttttaagtGCGTGATTAATCTGTTAAAAAATTTATCAAGAAAATGCATGTTCtttgtttttccaaaaaaaaaaagggaaaagaaaagaagaattgtGCACGAAAACCTACTTCATTAGTCCTTGAGTTAGATACCTTgtgtaattttttatttcattatttttaattttgagtACATCAAATTAATGATCTAAACAAAATAGGTAATAAGTGCTGTACCCTAAAATATGTCAAGATAAAAATGGCTCAAACacactaaattttttttcccaaaaaaggaggaggaggatatttttttttgaagcaagGAGGACATGTTTAAAAAATCCTACCTAGATGAAAATATCTCAACaatattccttttttttggaaaaattaaaagcTTTTAGGTAAAAGCTTCTGAGTTATAAGATTAACACCAAGATCCGTATATGTTTCAACGCCCGACAGGCCGACGATTTGAATATCAATTGACTCCTATGAATCCATCCTGTGCTCGGGTTTAGCTTTGTTAGTATTAGTTAGATCCGAGTTGGATCATCTCATTCTGTCAATCATGTAAAAAGTTTGAACAGAACACTTCATGTGTTGAAAGAACAAGTGACCGAGATATTTGGGCCCCACAAAGCTAAACGTAACATGATGAAACGAgaaacaaatacaaaaatttacaaATTCAAGATGTACCTTGAAATCAAGACAAGTTATCTTgaag
The DNA window shown above is from Coffea arabica cultivar ET-39 chromosome 5e, Coffea Arabica ET-39 HiFi, whole genome shotgun sequence and carries:
- the LOC113687463 gene encoding putative disease resistance protein At4g10780, with the translated sequence MGRPSSMIPSVGKALAEKAAGKMAELVVENCMGRSHMDNVQLLKRNWQELSCKASDKQEDLPVKADPVGKLQLQVTELIDHSRHFNGFVLDTCENIGEPCLPAKLFGVKFDEALKRIWPCLVTDDISSIGIYGMGGVGKTTLARHIEYHLLEKNNYRVLWVTESQDFSITNLQDKIANVLGITLSSRDEEDARARILREAFRKMLKLIVLILDDVWEEFCLDRVGIPLHPNKCRLILTTRSLEVCNRIQCQRKFDLQTLDTDEAWDLFKYKLGREPLLQGDLESIAKSIVEECDGLPLGIITVAGSMRGVRDICEWRNALEQLKTCSIGYHEMERDVFRILEWSFLYCCLYPEDWKIKRKELIDLFIGAELMSKRDSWSKAFDQGQKILNKLIRVCLLEKAKNFKGDDRVKMHDLVRDMALRITHGNSKPESSRDDVPLLIEIPPAWSPNCPKLSTLLLSHVFIEEIPDSFFRHMCGLKVLNLSRCGGKTELPNSVSNLVKLTALILGGCGDLRFVPPLGNLKQMRDLDLSSSHQLTASSFLLETDLVWMIVVETLAVENPSATFDIEIQDLPQDLESLVILERLNLKGCIHLQSVPPLGKLKQLRELDLSGTEIEDLPEVGSHWSTLKETTVFYINDILTEDPSFVNDADDWDQKQLYFYQCKLGRGSNYLLDDMKRLIIQNCEGMGILVLLEVSSFIPLRDLEALTLRRLPNLVGPFYGESEPYLLPAGTFSSLRKLWISRCHNMKQLFTVQLLQNLQNLEKLIVEDCEGLEEIAADGNGVGQGGGEGIQLTSSEGATANVILPKLGWLRLTRLPQLKNIFKAAMICESIWYISITDCPNLKRLPWFLSTIDGPPSPPSTLEIRGEKEWWESLEWDNSYPKDAPDPLFSAW